A part of Limihaloglobus sulfuriphilus genomic DNA contains:
- a CDS encoding sulfatase produces MKNQNIANTIDRRPNILYIMTDQQCASAMSCAGNPDLKTPAMDSIAAEGVMFEKAYCTQPVCVPSRVSMFTGKMPHETEVTYNTEDYGLSPKNGIIGKIMNEAGYDCGYAGKWHVTIPPRDIDLHGFETIFTTVPKGQRLLHGFGEQTEAADHSDFQIPEFTGKFLDRRREKPYFLFVSFTNPHDICQWARGDSLPNGDIGEAPEAEKCPLLPDNFEIPKDEPSIIRTHKSQSPKMYPSGDWQDDKWRQYRWAYYRCTELIDSLIEKVLKQARGIESTRETVIIFTSDHGDGNAAHKWNQKMVLYEEPARIPLIITTQNKKLKNTKDSTHLVSNGLDLIPTICDYAQTSPPQDLRGLSLKDIVQKGSTEKWRDYVVCETDLHHKYGQPDGNLGRMLRTDNYKYIIYSNGRGREQLFNMSIDPGEKLNLAQDKKYRSELQRHRGLLKEWCKETNDTDFISCIPE; encoded by the coding sequence ATGAAGAATCAAAACATCGCAAATACAATAGATAGAAGACCTAACATACTTTACATAATGACTGACCAGCAGTGCGCTTCTGCCATGAGCTGCGCAGGAAACCCCGACCTCAAGACCCCCGCTATGGACAGTATCGCGGCCGAGGGTGTGATGTTCGAAAAGGCCTACTGCACACAGCCGGTCTGCGTGCCCTCCAGAGTGAGCATGTTTACGGGAAAGATGCCCCACGAAACAGAAGTTACATACAACACAGAAGACTACGGGCTTAGCCCGAAAAACGGTATTATCGGAAAGATAATGAACGAAGCGGGATATGACTGCGGCTATGCCGGCAAATGGCATGTCACAATACCGCCGCGGGATATAGACCTCCACGGTTTTGAAACAATCTTTACCACAGTACCAAAAGGGCAGCGGCTTCTTCACGGTTTTGGCGAACAGACAGAGGCCGCGGACCACAGCGACTTTCAAATACCTGAATTCACCGGCAAATTCCTTGATCGCCGCCGCGAGAAACCTTATTTTCTGTTTGTCTCATTCACTAACCCGCATGATATCTGCCAGTGGGCACGGGGCGACAGCCTCCCAAACGGAGATATCGGCGAGGCTCCCGAAGCTGAAAAATGCCCGCTGCTGCCGGATAATTTTGAAATCCCCAAAGACGAGCCGTCTATTATCCGCACTCACAAAAGCCAATCACCCAAGATGTACCCCTCCGGCGACTGGCAGGACGATAAATGGCGCCAATACAGATGGGCGTATTACAGGTGCACTGAGCTGATTGACTCTCTTATAGAAAAAGTCCTCAAGCAGGCACGCGGCATCGAGAGCACCAGGGAAACCGTAATTATCTTCACCAGCGACCACGGCGACGGCAATGCGGCCCACAAATGGAACCAGAAAATGGTTCTCTACGAAGAGCCGGCACGAATCCCCCTGATAATAACCACTCAAAACAAGAAATTAAAAAACACAAAAGACTCCACGCACCTTGTCTCAAACGGATTGGATTTAATTCCAACAATCTGTGACTACGCCCAAACCAGCCCGCCCCAGGACCTCCGGGGACTTAGTCTTAAAGATATAGTCCAAAAAGGCAGCACAGAGAAGTGGCGGGATTATGTAGTTTGCGAAACAGACCTGCACCACAAATACGGCCAACCTGACGGCAATCTTGGACGTATGCTCAGAACTGACAATTACAAATACATCATTTACTCTAATGGCCGCGGCAGGGAACAGCTTTTCAACATGAGCATTGACCCGGGAGAGAAGCTCAACCTCGCGCAGGACAAGAAATACAGAAGTGAACTCCAAAGACACAGAGGACTGCTCAAAGAATGGTGCAAAGAGACAAATGACACAGATTTTATATCGTGCATCCCGGAATAA
- a CDS encoding sulfatase-like hydrolase/transferase: MKQPNIVFIITDQQRYDTINAHGYGHMITPNMDRLANEGVSFTSAFAPGATCVASRAAIFTGMYPHNTGVYSFNRWAHQNTWVTDLADNGYHCVNIGKMHCDPIFAQNGFHERWVAENKCQDFEKFGLAEDDWGKFLIGNGLKRPLNRAEMYSDWDKKLNAVPWEYEERYHVDSFVGDTAVKWLNNWDQRKSLFLEIGFPGPHEPYDPPQRFIDMYEDADIPEHKFSDDEFSKKPKQQRTLQQWFKNTPHNAVINYEDADAEDVKKMRKHYCANITLIDEKIGQLLESLETNGMLENTVLIFTSDHGDSLGDHKLPYKWLMYDPMNRVPFMIKDFRKPNKTDGKKIDDLVSLIDIGPTILNYTKTETPVYLEGRPLNDYVEKGSIEAPCQYVFCEDNYLMMIRSKTHKMVYYIDQEYGELYDLTQDPHELSNLWDDEKYKMLKMELKCRALDWIAKSCYFNGGYKQTKSRDYKIRWPEKDGFGLYLQGRPDMV, translated from the coding sequence ATGAAACAGCCTAATATTGTTTTTATAATCACTGACCAGCAAAGATACGACACGATAAACGCCCACGGCTATGGGCACATGATAACGCCCAATATGGACAGACTGGCAAATGAGGGAGTTAGTTTTACATCTGCCTTTGCCCCGGGCGCTACCTGTGTTGCCTCAAGAGCGGCCATATTTACCGGCATGTACCCCCATAACACCGGAGTGTACAGCTTCAACAGATGGGCTCATCAAAACACCTGGGTCACAGATTTGGCGGACAACGGGTATCACTGTGTTAATATTGGAAAAATGCACTGCGACCCGATCTTCGCCCAAAACGGTTTCCATGAAAGATGGGTTGCCGAGAACAAATGCCAGGACTTTGAGAAATTCGGCCTGGCAGAGGACGACTGGGGCAAATTCCTCATCGGCAATGGATTAAAACGCCCGCTAAACAGAGCAGAGATGTACAGCGACTGGGACAAAAAGCTAAACGCGGTACCATGGGAATATGAGGAAAGGTACCACGTAGATAGTTTCGTGGGAGACACCGCGGTTAAATGGCTCAACAACTGGGATCAGCGGAAATCGCTCTTCCTTGAAATCGGCTTCCCCGGCCCGCACGAGCCCTATGACCCTCCGCAGCGGTTTATAGACATGTATGAGGACGCGGACATACCTGAGCATAAGTTCTCAGACGATGAGTTCAGCAAAAAACCCAAACAGCAGAGAACCCTTCAGCAATGGTTCAAGAACACGCCGCACAATGCGGTCATCAACTACGAGGATGCCGATGCAGAAGATGTGAAAAAGATGCGAAAGCATTACTGCGCCAACATAACCCTCATAGATGAGAAAATAGGCCAACTGCTCGAATCGCTCGAGACAAACGGGATGCTGGAAAACACTGTTCTCATCTTTACATCTGACCACGGGGACTCGCTGGGTGACCATAAACTCCCGTATAAATGGCTGATGTATGACCCGATGAACAGAGTGCCGTTCATGATAAAAGACTTCAGGAAACCAAACAAGACAGACGGAAAGAAAATCGACGATCTCGTTTCCCTGATTGATATCGGACCGACAATTTTGAACTACACCAAAACAGAAACTCCCGTATATCTTGAGGGACGCCCGCTCAACGATTACGTCGAAAAAGGCTCCATTGAGGCCCCCTGTCAATACGTATTCTGCGAAGACAACTATCTTATGATGATACGTTCCAAAACACATAAAATGGTTTATTACATTGACCAGGAATACGGAGAGCTCTACGACTTAACACAAGACCCGCATGAGCTCAGCAATCTCTGGGATGATGAGAAATACAAGATGCTCAAGATGGAGCTTAAATGCAGGGCACTTGACTGGATCGCGAAAAGCTGCTATTTCAACGGCGGCTACAAGCAGACCAAATCTCGCGACTATAAGATTCGCTGGCCCGAAAAAGACGGCTTCGGCCTCTATCTTCAGGGCAGGCCGGACATGGTATAA
- a CDS encoding 6-phosphofructokinase — protein sequence MLYELKGNAVVSQSGGPTGVINASLVGVIEAAQKNPNIEKIYGAVHAVAGMVRDEFVDLTDLDAETLEIIAGSPSSALGSSRDKPDAEYCRNIVEVLKKRGIRYFFYIGGNDSANTCKIVNEQADKLNYDIRAFHVPKTIDNDLRTTDHCPGYGTAAQFVARALKGDDLDNRALPGVKIDVIMGRDAGWLTAAASLAKDNEDDGPHLIYVPERPVSMEKFVSDVQMVYAKYGRCVVAVSEGIRDEDNVTWAKKLAENAEVDAHGNVQLSGTGALADFLAGKIKANTEIKRVRADTFGYLQRSFAGLQSKVDAEEARETGRKAVEFSMEFDSGSAIMKRVGSGADYKVEFERTELANVAEFTKDLPDEFINEAGNGITDAYKEYALPLVGELPKTGYLGNLPKV from the coding sequence ATGCTATACGAACTCAAAGGCAACGCTGTCGTCAGCCAGAGCGGCGGGCCTACCGGCGTAATCAACGCCTCACTTGTCGGCGTAATCGAGGCCGCACAGAAGAACCCCAACATCGAAAAAATTTACGGAGCCGTCCACGCGGTCGCCGGCATGGTACGCGATGAATTCGTTGACCTCACTGATCTCGACGCCGAGACACTCGAAATAATTGCCGGCTCTCCCTCTTCAGCCCTGGGCTCAAGCCGCGACAAACCGGATGCGGAATACTGCAGAAATATTGTTGAAGTTCTCAAAAAACGCGGCATTCGCTACTTCTTCTACATTGGCGGCAACGACTCTGCCAACACCTGCAAGATAGTCAACGAACAGGCCGACAAGCTCAATTATGACATCCGCGCTTTCCACGTACCAAAAACAATTGACAACGACCTTCGCACTACCGACCACTGCCCCGGCTACGGCACCGCAGCACAATTCGTTGCCCGCGCTCTAAAGGGTGATGACCTCGACAACCGCGCACTGCCGGGTGTCAAGATTGACGTTATCATGGGACGCGACGCCGGATGGCTTACCGCCGCGGCAAGCCTGGCAAAAGACAACGAAGACGACGGCCCCCATCTGATCTATGTCCCTGAGAGACCGGTATCTATGGAAAAATTCGTCAGCGATGTGCAGATGGTTTACGCCAAATACGGCCGCTGCGTTGTAGCAGTCAGCGAGGGTATAAGAGACGAAGACAACGTAACCTGGGCAAAGAAACTCGCCGAAAACGCGGAAGTTGACGCCCACGGCAACGTGCAGCTCTCAGGCACCGGAGCACTGGCGGACTTCCTCGCCGGCAAAATCAAGGCAAACACCGAAATAAAACGCGTTCGCGCAGACACCTTCGGCTACCTCCAGAGGTCTTTTGCAGGCCTGCAGAGCAAGGTTGACGCAGAAGAAGCACGCGAAACAGGCCGCAAGGCAGTTGAGTTCTCAATGGAGTTCGACAGCGGCTCGGCTATAATGAAACGCGTCGGCAGCGGAGCTGATTACAAGGTCGAGTTCGAGAGGACAGAGCTGGCAAACGTCGCCGAGTTCACCAAGGACCTGCCGGATGAGTTCATCAACGAAGCGGGCAACGGCATCACAGACGCCTACAAAGAATACGCACTGCCACTTGTTGGCGAGCTGCCCAAAACAGGCTACCTCGGCAACCTGCCAAAAGTGTAA
- a CDS encoding HAD family hydrolase: MKNNADILKNFKPEHDFFIGVDSDGCVFDSMGIKQRECFCPWMIAYFGLQPVAHAARQCKDFADLASKTRGANRHKTIVRILTELLPSHPEAIERGFEVPQFKHYQAWVADPSSELSDAGLTKAIENCSEEQAKKELQTALEWSKAVNDAVEKIVKNVPPFPYVDKTLGKMAKSADIAIISATPADTIEREWREYGILKHTDMVAGQEMGTKEQQLSAVACDNYKPQNRMMIGDALGDLHAARENDCLFFPIMPGNEIKSWKLLFEKAFEKFINGQYAGEYENELISQFKQCLPDTPSWQTTKQ; the protein is encoded by the coding sequence ATGAAAAACAATGCGGACATTTTGAAAAATTTTAAACCAGAGCACGATTTTTTTATCGGTGTTGACTCTGACGGATGCGTCTTCGATTCAATGGGGATCAAGCAGAGAGAATGTTTCTGCCCCTGGATGATAGCATATTTCGGGCTCCAGCCGGTTGCCCATGCCGCACGCCAATGCAAGGATTTTGCCGACCTGGCATCGAAAACACGCGGCGCTAACCGCCATAAAACCATCGTCAGGATACTTACAGAGCTTCTGCCCTCGCACCCTGAAGCCATAGAACGCGGCTTCGAAGTCCCACAGTTCAAACACTATCAGGCATGGGTTGCCGACCCGTCCTCCGAATTAAGCGATGCGGGCCTGACCAAAGCCATTGAAAACTGCTCTGAGGAACAGGCAAAAAAAGAGCTGCAAACCGCACTTGAATGGAGCAAAGCAGTTAATGACGCTGTCGAGAAAATCGTAAAAAACGTGCCGCCATTCCCTTATGTTGACAAGACACTCGGCAAGATGGCCAAATCCGCGGATATTGCTATTATCTCGGCGACTCCTGCCGACACTATCGAGCGGGAATGGAGAGAATACGGCATACTCAAACATACGGACATGGTTGCCGGCCAGGAAATGGGCACAAAAGAACAGCAGCTAAGCGCAGTAGCCTGCGATAACTATAAGCCGCAAAACAGAATGATGATAGGGGACGCATTGGGCGATCTGCACGCGGCAAGAGAAAATGACTGCCTGTTCTTCCCTATAATGCCCGGCAATGAAATCAAATCATGGAAATTGCTGTTTGAAAAAGCCTTTGAAAAATTCATAAATGGTCAATACGCCGGAGAATACGAAAATGAACTAATTTCCCAATTCAAGCAGTGCCTCCCTGATACACCGTCTTGGCAAACCACTAAACAATGA
- a CDS encoding chondroitinase family polysaccharide lyase: MKKYLFTIYLLTSMFSVSMALDSFETIPANWNTYAGGSISTSPDHYKDGANSLRWDFVNGSYLMAENPANLHTAGTNNSGGIIIWVYNETPIDANITLMFGDHDEILNETCKYKIDFGLNFTGWRCGWIRLQEDAVNPSWTKNYSMDWFGIKAPSSQTGTVFLDMVDFVDVVTWYRTRDHQLPHINPSSQLSFHHWQHTQKWSVQQPQDLPPEEITLNQINDFAAVKQRYEDFLLGENIENSTNIIEHFDTDTTVTIDNSGSSNELTQLSQSSGFRWGGYNAGSSGNIMLESQTDNRLRFRLAANTSGSYAYTIFDASGGTDNPQQNKTESISCSAVGSGLEGTEIRFMVRSAADLTWYCSEAIAAQENQAVNVESLQWYAVHPASNYQLNQLAPRDEAPLNISQTISGGFSELVGEFIDGGGVYIENGTQSYYNINSIEWGTVDIVSRRMNSIQNFISNGVSQYENFTITRTGSGIKGTPLFNRNSAYSPKVGEEFAETVMLALALDYRINANGESKDKFLLCLDHLHDQGWAQGSSMGSLSFQMNQEAGWVNSIFLMWDAMSEHQKQYSWNALDWYCEFGEVYKKPYFRGGTTADRFQCIEIPRLLRILLMPDTPEKVRDMHNYIEWLSNAYGTAYGWSGTIKPDYTGWHHLGIQANAYAPAAFHAGAAVIYMLSGSEFAVKDDAVKNIENALAAYSIYLNKYDMNTGIGGKMAADGTDDLVSVLPAYAYLAAADGDTANSRFAAIFKRLYDMYHPGVLSEMTSSATTAGKMWVRTLGSNKIVQQIAESNAEAEETPSGTFNYNCSALLAHRRSDWLASVKGWSKYVLNYETPGTNELGWNQSSGCLQILTPQGKTASGIDLDSGWDWNRYPGNTAVNISYSDLAAKPDRMFTKEGFVGGTNLDNQDGLFAMKLRDNLSGIDLKADKTYFFFDDVIVCLGTGISEANGAGNVETTLFQGRLAEKDKPVYDNSTSPVTAFPYSSDYTDNETWLMDAFGNGYYIPSGQTVHLRKYTQTTMNKTAAGTSAADFAAAWLEHGTGPSGQSYEYAVKVQTSPNEMLAFAEAPTYQVMQKDGNAHVVQDKITKTTGYAVFAADQSFSAGDVKHAASPSLILTRRDGPNRLNLSICDPDLHIDDGGNPGQDTCSVKQEHIYYNKSQQSSVNITLRGKWQLNRSCGIKESFDAETDVEIDAGGPANEQPKTSPATGYTWGGYNAADSGNVHFDTQFGGRLRFRLAANTQGSYAYTIFKDSSGLHNTVKPKSVSFTCGARGLEGTYIRVMLRNSTSLKWYISKPLKAEDFVVLNLHQTLWAEIDSDAAQNLNRLAAADEKALTFSGNFEYYQDSLGENIDAAGFYIETGTNDYFAIDEIVWSRFEDGLFAGITDSSLLQTAIEAQCYYGKVMNLDLVRNINLPDYANFARQWLKQDCGECDGADLNTDNKVGIHDLIILTSGWLYNR; encoded by the coding sequence ATGAAAAAATATTTGTTTACAATATACCTTCTGACTTCCATGTTCAGCGTTTCAATGGCACTTGATTCATTTGAAACCATCCCCGCAAACTGGAACACCTATGCCGGCGGCAGTATCAGCACTTCTCCAGACCATTATAAAGACGGAGCAAATTCGCTGAGATGGGATTTTGTAAACGGCTCATACCTGATGGCAGAGAATCCGGCAAACCTTCATACCGCCGGAACGAACAATTCAGGCGGTATCATAATCTGGGTTTACAATGAAACCCCGATAGATGCGAACATAACTCTTATGTTTGGAGACCATGACGAAATATTAAACGAAACATGTAAATATAAGATTGATTTCGGGCTCAACTTTACCGGCTGGAGGTGCGGCTGGATCCGCCTGCAAGAAGATGCCGTCAACCCTTCCTGGACGAAGAATTATTCAATGGACTGGTTCGGCATAAAAGCCCCCTCTTCTCAAACCGGAACCGTATTTTTGGATATGGTTGATTTTGTTGACGTTGTAACATGGTACCGAACCAGAGACCATCAGCTGCCTCATATAAACCCCAGCAGCCAATTGTCATTTCATCACTGGCAGCATACCCAAAAATGGAGCGTGCAGCAGCCGCAGGACTTGCCCCCTGAGGAAATAACTTTAAATCAGATAAATGATTTTGCCGCCGTAAAGCAGCGGTATGAAGATTTTCTTCTCGGCGAAAACATTGAAAACAGCACCAATATCATCGAACATTTTGATACGGATACAACAGTTACAATTGACAACAGCGGCAGCAGCAATGAACTGACTCAGCTCTCACAAAGCAGCGGCTTCCGCTGGGGAGGATACAATGCGGGCAGCTCCGGAAATATTATGTTGGAGTCGCAAACTGATAACCGCCTCAGATTCAGGCTTGCCGCAAACACATCAGGCAGCTACGCATATACGATTTTTGACGCTTCCGGCGGCACTGATAACCCTCAACAGAACAAAACAGAAAGCATCAGCTGCTCTGCGGTTGGGTCAGGCCTGGAAGGAACTGAAATCCGCTTTATGGTTAGAAGTGCTGCGGACTTAACGTGGTACTGCTCCGAAGCCATCGCCGCACAGGAAAACCAGGCCGTTAACGTTGAAAGCCTTCAGTGGTATGCCGTTCATCCGGCCTCCAACTATCAGCTGAATCAGCTTGCGCCCAGAGATGAGGCCCCGCTGAACATATCACAAACCATCTCAGGAGGATTTTCTGAATTAGTCGGCGAATTTATCGATGGAGGCGGAGTTTACATTGAAAACGGAACACAAAGCTATTATAACATAAACAGTATTGAATGGGGCACAGTAGATATCGTCAGCAGGCGAATGAACTCTATCCAGAACTTTATCTCAAACGGCGTTTCTCAATACGAAAATTTCACAATAACAAGAACAGGCTCAGGAATAAAAGGCACTCCCCTTTTCAACAGAAACAGCGCCTACTCACCAAAGGTCGGAGAAGAATTCGCAGAAACCGTTATGCTTGCCCTGGCACTGGATTACCGCATTAACGCCAATGGAGAAAGCAAAGACAAATTCCTGCTCTGCCTTGACCACCTTCATGACCAGGGCTGGGCACAGGGAAGCTCTATGGGCTCATTAAGTTTTCAGATGAACCAAGAGGCCGGCTGGGTAAACTCAATTTTCCTTATGTGGGATGCCATGTCAGAGCACCAGAAGCAGTACAGCTGGAATGCCCTGGACTGGTACTGTGAGTTTGGAGAGGTTTACAAAAAGCCCTATTTCCGCGGCGGCACAACCGCAGACAGGTTTCAGTGCATTGAAATACCGCGGCTTCTGAGAATACTGCTAATGCCCGACACGCCTGAGAAGGTTCGCGACATGCACAATTACATAGAATGGCTAAGCAACGCATACGGCACCGCTTACGGCTGGTCGGGAACGATCAAACCAGATTACACAGGTTGGCACCACCTCGGCATCCAGGCAAACGCCTACGCCCCCGCGGCATTCCATGCCGGCGCTGCGGTTATATATATGCTTTCCGGCAGCGAATTTGCCGTCAAAGACGATGCCGTGAAAAACATTGAGAACGCGTTGGCCGCATACAGCATATATCTCAACAAATATGACATGAATACAGGCATAGGCGGAAAGATGGCGGCCGACGGCACAGACGACCTTGTAAGCGTCCTGCCTGCCTATGCATACCTGGCCGCGGCTGACGGGGATACCGCCAACAGCAGATTCGCGGCGATATTCAAGAGGCTCTATGACATGTACCACCCGGGAGTGCTTTCAGAAATGACCAGCTCTGCTACAACAGCGGGCAAAATGTGGGTCAGGACGCTTGGATCAAACAAGATAGTTCAGCAGATAGCCGAATCCAACGCAGAGGCTGAAGAAACCCCCTCCGGAACATTCAATTACAACTGCTCTGCCCTGCTTGCCCACCGCAGGAGCGACTGGCTGGCCTCCGTTAAGGGCTGGAGCAAATACGTATTGAATTACGAAACGCCCGGAACTAACGAGCTTGGCTGGAACCAGAGCAGCGGCTGTCTGCAGATACTTACGCCGCAAGGTAAAACGGCAAGCGGGATAGACCTGGACAGCGGCTGGGACTGGAACCGATACCCCGGGAACACTGCCGTAAACATATCGTACAGCGATTTAGCCGCAAAACCCGATCGTATGTTCACAAAGGAAGGATTCGTCGGCGGAACAAATCTGGACAATCAGGACGGGCTTTTCGCCATGAAGCTGCGGGACAACCTCTCGGGGATAGACCTCAAAGCGGATAAAACTTATTTCTTTTTCGATGATGTAATAGTTTGTTTGGGCACCGGAATAAGCGAGGCCAACGGTGCAGGAAACGTTGAGACCACCCTTTTCCAGGGCAGATTAGCAGAAAAAGACAAACCCGTTTACGACAATTCGACTTCACCGGTAACTGCGTTCCCGTACTCGAGCGACTACACAGACAACGAAACCTGGCTGATGGACGCGTTCGGCAATGGATATTATATCCCCTCAGGGCAGACAGTTCATCTCCGCAAGTACACGCAAACCACAATGAACAAAACCGCTGCCGGAACTTCTGCCGCCGACTTTGCCGCGGCCTGGCTCGAACACGGAACCGGCCCCAGCGGGCAAAGCTACGAATACGCCGTAAAGGTACAGACATCACCCAATGAGATGCTCGCTTTCGCAGAAGCCCCAACCTATCAGGTGATGCAGAAAGACGGAAATGCCCATGTCGTACAGGACAAAATCACAAAAACAACAGGATATGCCGTCTTCGCGGCAGACCAGAGCTTTTCAGCCGGTGATGTTAAACACGCCGCATCGCCATCGCTTATTCTTACCCGCAGAGATGGCCCCAACCGTCTCAATTTGAGTATATGCGACCCTGATTTACATATTGACGACGGCGGCAACCCCGGACAGGACACCTGCAGTGTCAAGCAGGAACACATATACTACAACAAGAGCCAACAATCCAGCGTTAATATCACTCTAAGAGGCAAATGGCAGCTTAACCGCTCCTGCGGAATAAAAGAATCTTTCGATGCGGAAACAGACGTTGAAATTGACGCCGGCGGCCCCGCCAATGAACAGCCCAAAACCTCACCCGCCACCGGATACACCTGGGGCGGATACAACGCCGCCGACTCCGGCAACGTCCACTTCGACACTCAATTTGGAGGCAGGCTCCGTTTCAGATTAGCTGCTAACACACAAGGCAGCTACGCCTACACCATATTCAAAGACAGCTCTGGCCTGCACAATACAGTAAAACCCAAATCTGTAAGTTTCACCTGCGGAGCAAGGGGACTTGAAGGCACATACATAAGAGTTATGCTTAGAAACTCAACCTCACTGAAATGGTACATATCCAAACCGCTCAAGGCCGAGGATTTTGTCGTTCTCAATCTGCACCAGACCCTCTGGGCGGAAATTGATTCTGATGCGGCTCAGAACCTTAACCGGCTCGCCGCGGCAGACGAGAAAGCATTAACATTCTCCGGCAATTTTGAATATTACCAGGACAGTCTCGGCGAAAACATAGACGCTGCGGGCTTCTATATAGAAACGGGAACCAATGATTATTTTGCAATTGATGAAATTGTATGGAGCAGATTCGAAGACGGCCTTTTTGCCGGAATAACTGATTCCAGCCTCCTGCAGACAGCAATTGAAGCTCAATGCTATTACGGCAAGGTAATGAATTTAGACCTTGTCAGAAACATAAATCTGCCTGACTATGCAAACTTCGCGAGGCAATGGCTTAAACAGGATTGCGGAGAATGCGACGGCGCTGACCTCAATACAGACAATAAGGTTGGAATCCACGATTTAATCATCTTGACATCAGGATGGCTGTATAACAGATAA
- a CDS encoding DUF3604 domain-containing protein has translation MKTYNDYKVYYGDIHTHCGISYGHGSLEDALKNAREQLDFCSVTGHAHWHDMPEPDERIQYIIDFHKKGFQKLKNGWNDMLETLKKYNKDGRFLVFPGFEIHSNSDGDRTVVYKDITGEIIYAENIAQLHEKLKQLKEKGIESLSFPHHIGYKTGTRGINWSTFDGNKEPVAELISMHGCSEKSENTRPFLHSMGPADWESTIQYGLKQGHIFGFCANTDHHSAHPGSYGHGRTALWAEDLSRDALWQAFYQRRTYALTGDRIDLKFALNAAPMGSIIPACKQRDIDISVSAGSAIDYVDIVKDNRLLKRFSQCDFDNTADQDCETVKTKIHLELGWGERGKTTDWEVELEIDEGEILDIEPRFRGREVVSPVEKKDNSSQFYTSTWQRLSEKSLKLSCTSESNPNNSTCTTQGICLEIQAPRSARIKAVLNGKREVISLQRLMEGAYTGSLGSIDSPAYKFNRAPRSNEMNWNIKYIDTGTDTRFDIGHSFYYIRVKQQNDQWAWSSPVFVKK, from the coding sequence ATGAAAACGTACAACGACTACAAGGTATATTATGGAGACATTCACACACACTGCGGCATATCGTATGGCCACGGCAGCCTTGAAGACGCATTGAAAAACGCCCGCGAGCAGCTCGACTTCTGCTCTGTCACAGGACACGCCCACTGGCACGATATGCCCGAGCCTGATGAACGAATCCAGTATATAATAGACTTCCACAAAAAGGGATTCCAGAAATTGAAAAACGGATGGAATGACATGCTGGAAACCCTCAAAAAGTACAACAAAGACGGCCGGTTTCTGGTTTTCCCCGGATTTGAGATACACTCCAATTCTGACGGGGACAGAACCGTAGTGTACAAAGACATCACAGGTGAGATTATCTATGCCGAGAATATCGCTCAACTGCACGAAAAGCTCAAACAGCTCAAAGAAAAAGGCATCGAATCATTGTCGTTCCCTCATCATATAGGATACAAAACCGGCACAAGAGGCATCAACTGGAGCACTTTCGACGGCAATAAGGAGCCAGTTGCGGAGCTGATATCAATGCACGGCTGTTCCGAAAAAAGCGAAAATACCCGCCCTTTCCTCCATTCGATGGGACCGGCAGACTGGGAAAGCACAATTCAATACGGCCTTAAACAGGGACACATTTTCGGCTTTTGCGCAAACACAGACCACCACAGCGCACATCCGGGAAGCTACGGCCACGGCAGAACCGCTCTCTGGGCGGAAGACCTCTCAAGAGATGCCCTCTGGCAAGCCTTTTACCAGCGCAGAACATACGCTCTGACCGGTGACAGAATTGATTTGAAATTTGCCCTAAACGCCGCCCCTATGGGTTCGATCATACCCGCATGCAAACAGAGAGATATTGATATCAGCGTCTCCGCCGGAAGCGCCATTGATTATGTGGATATAGTCAAAGACAACCGTCTCTTAAAAAGATTCTCGCAGTGCGATTTTGACAATACGGCCGACCAGGATTGCGAAACGGTAAAGACTAAAATACACCTCGAACTCGGCTGGGGTGAGAGAGGCAAAACCACCGACTGGGAAGTGGAACTGGAAATAGATGAAGGTGAAATTTTAGATATTGAACCGAGATTCAGAGGCAGAGAGGTTGTCTCGCCGGTAGAGAAAAAGGACAATTCATCTCAGTTTTACACCTCTACATGGCAGCGTCTCTCAGAAAAATCTCTCAAGCTCAGCTGCACAAGTGAATCTAACCCGAACAACTCAACCTGCACAACACAGGGCATCTGCCTTGAAATTCAAGCACCGCGAAGCGCCCGGATAAAAGCGGTGCTCAACGGAAAGAGAGAAGTCATCTCGCTGCAAAGGCTCATGGAAGGAGCTTACACCGGCTCTCTGGGCTCAATTGATTCGCCTGCATATAAATTCAACAGGGCGCCCCGGAGCAATGAAATGAACTGGAACATCAAATATATTGACACCGGCACAGATACAAGGTTTGATATTGGACACAGTTTCTATTATATTAGAGTAAAACAGCAAAACGACCAATGGGCATGGAGCTCACCCGTATTTGTAAAGAAATAA